The sequence CCTGTACCAAAGGTTTGGGCAGAGCTAATCCTGATGTTTCAATTAAAATGTGATCAATTTGTTCTCTTCTTTTTGCTAGTTCCTGCATGGTGGGCAAAAACTCTTCCTGTACTGTGCAGCACAGACAACCGTTGGTCAACTCTACAATGTTGGGTGTAACTTCTTTGCCCTCTTCATCACAAACACGACAGGACTGTAATAGCTCTCCATCAATACCAACTTCACCAAATTCGTTCACCAGAACAGCAATCCTACGACCACGATTGTTTTGCAGTTGTTCACGGATTAAAGTGGTTTTGCCACTGCCCAAAAAACCAGTAATAACAGTCACTGGAATCTTCGCTCCCATAATCTATTCTCCTACTAGAAATTGGGTAATAAGTTCTCAATAATTTGCTCAAACAAAAAGGTAATACCAATACCAATGAGGACAAACCCGATCGGTCTGTATTGATCTTTCAACAATCCCCTAGTCAAACCGAACGCTGTCCCACTCACCACAAGCTGAATTGTAGTAAAACCCAGGAGATAGAAAACTAAGGGACTAGTTTCTGCGCCTACAATTGATTCACCGTAGGCATAGCCATGACAAATCCCCGCCACAAATGCCAGGACAGAAAGCAGATATAAATGGGGTTGATGCTTGCTGATAACCGAACTGCTGAATAACAGCAAAAAAATGGTAATTCCTAACTCTAACAGTGGTAATTCTAGCTGCAGTAAATGCAAACCAGTGCCTAGACCCGCTGACAGCAGGAAAACGATCGGTATAACTATTCCCCTGGGCTGCAATGCCCCTAAAATACCCAGGGCAACTACACTGGCAAAGTGATCCAAACCAATAATTGGGTGTACTAGACCAGAAAGAAAACCATCGAAGGCAGTTTGGGGTAAATTCCCCCCTGTCATGTGGTGTGCCCCTGCTGGCAAAATAACTAATGACAAAAGTAGGAAAGACAATAAAAGTCTTAACATCATCTGTACCTCGCAGATTGTTTGTATTTGTTCTTGGCGGGCATCCTGACTGAGAAAGGTGAACTTTCATCACAGTTGCGGGACAGTGCTGGACTCACACCAGGCTTTCCCCGATCGGTAACTCCCGACCTTTAACGGCTGACCCCCGTCAAAACCAAGAATTGTTATCTATATTAGTCTAAGGTAAACGATCGAGTTGAGTAAAGCCGATAAACTGTATCTGTCCCTGGGAAATTTCAAATTTGAGTACCCTAGCCTTGATACCCTGAGCTTCCAACTGCGTTAAATCCAACAAACGGTTAACCCCTCGCACCAGCGTATTGATTAAAATATCGGGAATTTTCATGCCCTCAACATACAGGTCAACGCGGCTGAGTTTAATATTACCGTTGGGTAAAACCTCGATGGCAAGATCAGCAGTAACATCTAAAGGTTTAATCTCTTTTCGGCGGGGACTGAGACTAGCT is a genomic window of Pseudanabaenaceae cyanobacterium SKYG29 containing:
- a CDS encoding HupE/UreJ family protein; amino-acid sequence: MMLRLLLSFLLLSLVILPAGAHHMTGGNLPQTAFDGFLSGLVHPIIGLDHFASVVALGILGALQPRGIVIPIVFLLSAGLGTGLHLLQLELPLLELGITIFLLLFSSSVISKHQPHLYLLSVLAFVAGICHGYAYGESIVGAETSPLVFYLLGFTTIQLVVSGTAFGLTRGLLKDQYRPIGFVLIGIGITFLFEQIIENLLPNF